AGATAGGTATCGCAAAAGCGAATTCGACGGTGGATGTCGCACAGCTTGAATTTGCCATCAGGGACGACCTCAATACAAAAGTGCCGCGTGTGATGTGTGTGCTTGACCCCCTGAAGGTCACCATTGAAAACTATGAAGGTTCCGAAGAGATCGATGCCTCCTACTATCCGCATGATGTACCCAAAGAGGCTTCAAGAAAACTGCCTTTTTCAAAAGAGATATATATTGAGCGTGATGACTTTGACGAGAACCCGCCAAAAGGGTATTTCAGACTCACCCCGGAACAGCCGGTAAGACTGAAACATGCCTATATCATCACCTGTAAAGAGGTGGTGAAAGATGCCGATGGCAATGTTGTAGAGATCAAAGCGGAGTACCATCCCGACTCCAAAAGCGGGCAGGACACCAGTGGCATCAAGGTCAAAAGTGCGATCCACTGGGTTGATGCGAAGGGTGCAAAGAAAGCGGAAGTCAGACTCTACGACAGGCTCTTTAAAGAAGAAGCCCCCAAAGGGATGGAAGATCTCAACCCTGACTCTTTGAAGGTGATAGAGCATGCGCTTGTCGAACCGGCAGTCATCACTGAAAGACCCGATGAAAGGTTCCAGTTCGAAAGACAGGGCTATTTTTATGCCGACCCTGTCGACTACAGTGATGAGCACCCAGTGTTCAACAAGATCGTCGCGCTTAAGGACTCCTGGAGCAAAAAGAGAAAAGCCCCTGAAAAAGCACCCAAGCCTCAACCCAAAAAAGTGCAGATAGACGGTGAAGTAGCTCCAATGAACGAAGCCGAGCAGGCACGCTTTGACAAGTACACAGATGAATTGAAACTGGGCACCGAAGTGGCCAATACACTGGCCCGTGACGAGAAACTCTCCCATTTCTATGAAGAAGCACTTTCTGTGCTTCAGAGTCCTGTATCACTTGCAAATATCGTGGCCAATGAGGTTGCCAGGGAGCTGAAGGAAAAAGAGATCGATGCGCTGAAATTTACACCAAAGCAGATTGCAGGGCTTGTGAAAATGGTTGAAGAAGGGACAATCTCAAGCAAAATCGCAAAACAGGTTTTTGAGGAGATGACAGTTTCCGGAAAGGATCCTGAAAAGATTGTCGAAGAAAAAGGCCTTGTGCAGATCAGTGATCCTGCTCAAATTCTGCCTATCATTGAAGAGGTCATGGCAAAAAATCCGGACAATGTCGCCAAATTCAAAGCCGGGAACACCAAGCTGTTAGGCTTTTTTGTGGGGCAGGTACTCAAAAGCACAGGGGGAAAAGCAAACCCTAAAGTGGTGAATGAGCTTGTAGCCAAAAAGCTGAAGTAAGGGCACATCTAATAACCCCAGATGCTCATAACATCTCTAGCTTTTGTCTAGGCTAGGCACTCTTTTGAAGGCCTAGCCGTAGCTAAGTCAAAAAAGAGTAACGACGCATAGGTGAAAGCTAGTGGTACCCGTAGGGTGGGCTTTGCAAACGCGATCTTTCACAAGATGCTTACTTCGTCTTAGCTTTGGCTAGGACTTGAAAGCCTCTTGCAAAATCTCACATTTGCAAAACCCATTATGGGTATCTGGGGTTATTAGAGGTGCCCATCAGAAAGATTATATTTAGGAAGGATTTTCTTGTGTTCCGTATCGAAAAGATACGGAGACATGTTTGCCGGATCAGTTATTGATCCGCATGTGCATGATGCACTTCAATGAGATCCTCAATGTTGGTATCTAGGACATATACATTCTCGTAACCCATCATTTCCAAATATCCCATCACACGGTTGGCGAACCATCCTTTTACACAGGCGATGACGATCGGGTTGGTATGCTCTGACGGCAGTTCATCAAGATAACTCGCAAATTCAGGGTAAGGTGTATAGTACGTATTGGCAATGTTTGCTTCCTGCGCATTCTCACCGTTTACTTTTGCCGGTGGGCGTACATCGAGCAGTATCGCTCCTGCATCCATCAAGAGTTCTCTGGTCTGATGAAGATTCACCATTCCAAGATTCTCTTTTCCTTTATTAAGTTCAATAATTACATCTATCTTTTCTTTTGTTTTGTCTGACATTTCACTCTCCTGTATTTTTTATACTTATATTATATATAACTACAGTTAATGAAAATGTAACAAAAGTCGCATTTAGGAAGTTTTTGATGTTTATTATATTTTATGAAACGTTGATAGAGCGTAATAATAAAGAGGATATAATATCTTCACTTCAATTCAAAAGGACAAACATGGGAAAGATTTTAAAGGTCTTTATAGGTGCATTTTTAGTACTGGGAGCAAATATTTTTGCAGCAGAAAACCAGAATATTCAAATATTCAGTACAGACAACTCAAATGGCTCGATCAACGCCAAGAGCATAGAAAAAGCTTTTAACGACAGTGGTGTTATTGTCGATGTCAATAACGACATGAATTCTATTTTTTCAAAAAGATATGGCAAGGTGTATCATAAAAACTACAACCTGGCGATCTTTACCAATCCAGCACGGGTTACAAAGCTGATGAAAAAATATCCAACAATCGGTTTGATAACACCTTTATCGATGTCAATTTATGAAGATGATAAGACTATCAATATCGCTACCTTGTCACTGGCAGGCATGTCCAGAATCACGAAGATCCCTATGACAGATCCTGATTTGACAGCCTATGCCAAGTCGGTGGATGCAGCACTTCACAAAGCATTGCCAAAGGGCAAGTATTTACCGGTAAACCACACTCTCAAATCTTCAAAGCCGCTGGTTACCGTGTTTACAACAGAATTTGAAGTTGAAGACGGTGATACCATCACAGATGCCAAAGAGAGCTTTGAAGAGGAGTTTGAAAGTGAATTGGGACCGGTCGGATTCCTGATACCAAAGTCGTATAAACTGAAACATGACAATTATGACTTCTTCGATACCTATTCGATCATCAGATTCAATGCGATCTATCCCGTATATAAAAATCATCCGGATGCCGGAGCATATGCGCCTTTTTCACTTGTTATTTACAAGAAAAAAGGTGATGATACCGTACATATAGCATACCCCTCTATCGATAACTGGATTACTGATCTTGATATTACCGATAAAGAGACTGTGAAGGCTGTTAAAGAAACCCAGGAAAAGATTAAAAATATTCTTGAAGAACTTACGGAATAATTTTACCTGATGGTTCAGGGGTTGTATAAAAATGCACCCTTGCAATATTTCAAAAACAAGGATACTGTTTTTTTGGAAGAGAACTACCCTCTGTTGTTTCCCTGACCGCCGTTGCGTCCGCTTCTTCCGTTGCGTCCGTGTTTGTTGCGGTCTCCGCCGCCGGACCTTCTTTTGTTGTTACCACGGTATCCGCTGCGTCCACGGTTACGGCCGCCACCACCGCCGCCTCTGTTCTGCATGGCTCTTTCAATGAGCAGTTCGATTTCTTCAAGGCCAAGCCCGATGTTGTCTTTTCCTTTGACGGAGATCTCCGACTGTACCATAGAGGCCAGCAGGTGTGCAATGGTTACGATATCGAGGTCATGCTGCAATGTTTTGACCAGTTCGATCGCCTTGTCGGTGATCTGAGTCTGGGCGATTTTGGCAATGAGCTCATCGTTACGGTTGTTCTGCACTTCTATACGGGTAGGGATGACTTGCGTGGTCATTTTTGTCCCTACATCTTTCTCGATACGTTTGATGGTTCGAAGTTCGTTTGGGCTTACCAAAGTAATGGCCTCACCTGTTTTTCCGGCACGTCCTGTACGGCCGATACGGTGAACGTAAGACTCGGAATCGAACGGGATATGGTAGTTGAAAACGTGTGTGACATCGTTGACATCCAGACCGCGTGCCGCAACGTCAGTTGCCACGAAAATGTCTATGCCACCCTGTTTGAAAGCCCTGATAGTTACTTCTCTCTGTTTTTGTTCCATGTCACCGTGAAGGCCGCTTACCTTGAAACCCTGGGCTGTCAGGTGCGCGACGAGTCTGTCAACCTCTTTTTTCATACGGCAGAAGATGATACATTTTTCCGGGTTCTTGTAGTCGATGAGTCTGACAAGTGCATCGTCCCTTTCTCTCTCCTGAACCACATAGTAGTACTGTGTGATCTTTGAGTTGGTACTCTCACTTTTTGTGATGGAAACCGTTTTGGGATTGTTAAGGATCTGCTCTGCAAGTTTTCTGATGCCATTGGGCATGGTCGCTGAGAACATCAGTGTCTGACGCTCTTTTGGGAGGAAGGTGAAGATGTTCTTGATCTCGTCGAGGAAACCCATGTCGAGCATTTCATCTGCTTCATCGAGAACGACGAAATGTGGGTTGAGCTTGATCTTGCCACTCATCAGAAGGTCCTGCAGTCTACCCGGGGTCGCAACCACAATGGATGCCTGCTTGATACGCTCGATCTGCTTACCGTAAGCTGTACCGCCGTAAACGGTAGCCGTT
This DNA window, taken from Sulfurovum lithotrophicum, encodes the following:
- a CDS encoding glutamine--tRNA ligase/YqeY domain fusion protein; translated protein: MNESKDFLRTIVEEDLASGKFQEVHTRFPPEPNGFPHIGHAKSIVINFGIARDYHGRCNLRMDDTNPITEDTRYVEALKDAVHWLGFEWDDGIRHTSDYFPRLYDYAVQLIKMGKAYVDSLNEEEIREYRGTVTEPGRRSKYAQRSVEENLDLFERMKNGEFKEGEHVLRAKIDMGAANMQLRDPLLYRIRHVHHHRTGDTWSIYPMYDFAHCLSDYIEGITHSFCTLEFENNRAIYDWVLDTLELEPPRPYQYEFARLAITYTVMSKRKLLELVNEGKVNGWDDPRMPTIAGYRRRGYTKESILNFCDQIGIAKANSTVDVAQLEFAIRDDLNTKVPRVMCVLDPLKVTIENYEGSEEIDASYYPHDVPKEASRKLPFSKEIYIERDDFDENPPKGYFRLTPEQPVRLKHAYIITCKEVVKDADGNVVEIKAEYHPDSKSGQDTSGIKVKSAIHWVDAKGAKKAEVRLYDRLFKEEAPKGMEDLNPDSLKVIEHALVEPAVITERPDERFQFERQGYFYADPVDYSDEHPVFNKIVALKDSWSKKRKAPEKAPKPQPKKVQIDGEVAPMNEAEQARFDKYTDELKLGTEVANTLARDEKLSHFYEEALSVLQSPVSLANIVANEVARELKEKEIDALKFTPKQIAGLVKMVEEGTISSKIAKQVFEEMTVSGKDPEKIVEEKGLVQISDPAQILPIIEEVMAKNPDNVAKFKAGNTKLLGFFVGQVLKSTGGKANPKVVNELVAKKLK
- a CDS encoding rhodanese-like domain-containing protein, coding for MSDKTKEKIDVIIELNKGKENLGMVNLHQTRELLMDAGAILLDVRPPAKVNGENAQEANIANTYYTPYPEFASYLDELPSEHTNPIVIACVKGWFANRVMGYLEMMGYENVYVLDTNIEDLIEVHHAHADQ
- a CDS encoding DUF302 domain-containing protein, giving the protein MGKILKVFIGAFLVLGANIFAAENQNIQIFSTDNSNGSINAKSIEKAFNDSGVIVDVNNDMNSIFSKRYGKVYHKNYNLAIFTNPARVTKLMKKYPTIGLITPLSMSIYEDDKTINIATLSLAGMSRITKIPMTDPDLTAYAKSVDAALHKALPKGKYLPVNHTLKSSKPLVTVFTTEFEVEDGDTITDAKESFEEEFESELGPVGFLIPKSYKLKHDNYDFFDTYSIIRFNAIYPVYKNHPDAGAYAPFSLVIYKKKGDDTVHIAYPSIDNWITDLDITDKETVKAVKETQEKIKNILEELTE
- a CDS encoding DEAD/DEAH box helicase, translating into MKFTDFNLKDTIQAAVAEAGFKEPSPVQKDAIPLVLEGHDMIAQAQTGTGKTAAFGLPIMSMMKADGSVEGLVIVPTRELAMQVSDELFRFGKLSGLKTATVYGGTAYGKQIERIKQASIVVATPGRLQDLLMSGKIKLNPHFVVLDEADEMLDMGFLDEIKNIFTFLPKERQTLMFSATMPNGIRKLAEQILNNPKTVSITKSESTNSKITQYYYVVQERERDDALVRLIDYKNPEKCIIFCRMKKEVDRLVAHLTAQGFKVSGLHGDMEQKQREVTIRAFKQGGIDIFVATDVAARGLDVNDVTHVFNYHIPFDSESYVHRIGRTGRAGKTGEAITLVSPNELRTIKRIEKDVGTKMTTQVIPTRIEVQNNRNDELIAKIAQTQITDKAIELVKTLQHDLDIVTIAHLLASMVQSEISVKGKDNIGLGLEEIELLIERAMQNRGGGGGGRNRGRSGYRGNNKRRSGGGDRNKHGRNGRSGRNGGQGNNRG